TTGACAGGTAGTCCCGCTCGTTCTCCAGATCGGCCATGGTCAGTGGCCGGTCATCCAGCCAGCCCGGCGGAAAGGTTAGCGTCAGCCCGTTGGTTCTTGCCTCAAGGCTGAAGTCTGGTGGGTTTTCATGGTTCCGTGGATGCTGCAGTAACACGGCCAATCGCACCAGTACGCAGAGGTACCGCAGCCGCGGCAGATCGTCTGCATCCAGTCCTTCGAAAACCGAGGCCGAGAATTTACGGCGGTGCCCGCGTACCAGGGTGGCCAGTTCCCGCTGGAACTGTTGGCTGAAGCCCGGCAGATCCGAATACCGCAGCAGGTAGGCGCCGTGTTTGTGGTACTGGCTGTGGGAGATGGTCAGGCCAATTTCGTGCAGGCGGCATCCCCAGCGCAGCACTTCTTCATTCCCCGGCGTGTTGATGTCCCAGGCGTCGGCGACCTGGTCCCAGGCAGCCATGGCCGTCCGCTCAACCGCGGCGCCGTGTTCCTGGTCCACGTGATAACGTTCCTGCAATGCCTGGATCGTCCGTTCGCGCACATCTTCATGCTGGATCCGCCCGGCGATGTCGTACAGCAGGCCTTCCCTCAGGGCGCCGTCGGTAAAGGTCATATCGGCAATGCTCAGGGAGTTGAACGCCCCCATCAGAATGGCAAAGCCCGCCGGGAAAATGCTCTGGCGGTCCTGGCGAACGCCAAGGTCGCCAAGCTTGTCGATCTTGCCCATGGCCACCAGGCGTTTGCGCAGCTCGGTCATGGCCTCCATGGTGATTGTGCCATCGGTCAGTTTCAGGCTCGACAGAACGCTGGCAATGGCTTTGATGGTACCGGATGAGCCCACTGCGCTTTGCCAGCCCCGCTGCCGATAGTGCTGACGGATATTCAGCAGCTCCTGCTCGGCGTGGGTTACCGCCCGGTCCATCTGTTTGCGGGTAATCTTGCCATCCGGGAAATAGCGATTACGGAAAGACACGCAACCCATGTGCAGGCTTTCCATATCCTGGGGTTCGAAGCGCTCACCGATAATGAATTC
This DNA window, taken from Marinobacter halotolerans, encodes the following:
- the ppx gene encoding exopolyphosphatase — protein: MTVSSSPAASATIPGTAPELLAAIDMGSNSFHMVVARLVHGEIRTLEKMGEKVQLGAGLDSNNRLTEEAMERGLACLSRFAQRLSGMPPEAVQVVGTNALRVARNARQFMARAEKVLGYPVEIIAGREEARLIYLGVSHTLSDDSGRRLVVDIGGGSTEFIIGERFEPQDMESLHMGCVSFRNRYFPDGKITRKQMDRAVTHAEQELLNIRQHYRQRGWQSAVGSSGTIKAIASVLSSLKLTDGTITMEAMTELRKRLVAMGKIDKLGDLGVRQDRQSIFPAGFAILMGAFNSLSIADMTFTDGALREGLLYDIAGRIQHEDVRERTIQALQERYHVDQEHGAAVERTAMAAWDQVADAWDINTPGNEEVLRWGCRLHEIGLTISHSQYHKHGAYLLRYSDLPGFSQQFQRELATLVRGHRRKFSASVFEGLDADDLPRLRYLCVLVRLAVLLQHPRNHENPPDFSLEARTNGLTLTFPPGWLDDRPLTMADLENERDYLSKQDFELNVNA